The Corynebacterium vitaeruminis DSM 20294 genome window below encodes:
- a CDS encoding glycosyltransferase 87 family protein, translated as MPALKTPPASAKPSGLGTIGAIIGGVASVLFILWLLRGDNSFLTYLLDVDVYRLGAKEFLGGGNLYDQSFHTRLIDLPFTYPPFGALFFAPLALLPQTAVQVIIIALSALCLWASVAAVLSHYGQARPWVEALWVVPFALVSEPVRATFEFGQINLVLMALVIADVTGVFRRLPRGVLVGIAAAIKLTPAYYGLYYLARRDWKGVAGVIGGFLGATFLAFLIHPHTTIQYFTAVLFDNGRIGNLEYAMNVSLSGLNARISADTRLIWLVATVIVTVLVYFSARSAHKAGQDFLAFIVVALGCLCVSPVSWSHHWVWLVPAAIALYFTRHYVLAAWAILMTYFLDFHALLPRDHQVEMSWNWFEQLLGLHYVLYALVVIVVVMVRPVGAGRRRR; from the coding sequence CCTCTGGCTGCTGCGCGGCGACAACTCCTTCCTCACCTACCTCCTCGACGTCGACGTCTACCGCCTCGGCGCCAAGGAGTTCCTGGGTGGCGGAAACCTCTACGATCAGTCCTTCCACACCCGGCTGATCGACCTGCCGTTCACCTATCCGCCGTTCGGCGCGCTGTTCTTCGCCCCGCTGGCGTTGCTGCCCCAGACGGCGGTGCAGGTGATCATCATCGCCTTGTCCGCGCTGTGCCTGTGGGCCTCGGTCGCCGCGGTGCTCTCCCACTACGGCCAGGCCCGCCCCTGGGTGGAGGCGCTGTGGGTGGTCCCCTTCGCCCTGGTCAGCGAGCCGGTGCGCGCCACCTTCGAGTTCGGACAGATCAACCTGGTGCTCATGGCGCTGGTCATCGCCGACGTCACGGGCGTCTTCCGCCGGCTTCCCCGCGGCGTGCTGGTCGGCATCGCCGCAGCCATCAAGCTCACCCCCGCCTACTACGGCCTCTACTACCTCGCACGCCGGGATTGGAAGGGCGTGGCCGGCGTGATCGGCGGCTTCCTCGGCGCCACCTTCTTGGCCTTCCTCATCCACCCGCACACGACGATCCAGTACTTCACCGCGGTGCTCTTCGACAACGGGCGCATCGGCAACCTCGAGTACGCCATGAACGTCTCGCTCTCCGGCCTCAACGCCCGCATCAGCGCCGACACCCGGCTCATCTGGCTGGTGGCCACGGTCATCGTCACCGTGCTCGTGTACTTCTCGGCGCGCTCCGCGCACAAGGCCGGGCAGGACTTCCTCGCCTTCATCGTCGTGGCGCTGGGCTGCCTGTGCGTCTCCCCGGTGAGCTGGTCCCACCACTGGGTGTGGCTGGTTCCCGCCGCGATCGCGCTCTACTTCACCCGCCACTACGTGCTCGCCGCGTGGGCGATACTCATGACCTACTTCCTTGACTTCCACGCGCTGCTGCCGCGCGACCACCAGGTCGAGATGAGCTGGAACTGGTTCGAGCAGCTGCTCGGCCTGCACTACGTGCTCTACGCGCTTGTGGTCATCGTCGTGGTCATGGTCCGTCCCGTGGGCGCTGGCCGTAGGCGTCGATAA
- a CDS encoding class II 3-deoxy-7-phosphoheptulonate synthase encodes MSWTVDIPKEALPDLPPLPGDLQKQFEDVISRDAKQQPSWDTAAAENVRKILESVPPIVVAPEIRVLKKQLADVANGKAFLLQGGDCAETFESNTEPHIRANIKTLLQMAVVLTYGASTPVVKMARIAGQYAKPRSQDLDANGLPNYRGDIVNGVEATPEARKHDPARMIRAYANASAAMNLVRALTTSGTADLSRLNEWNREFVSNSPAGARYEALAKEIERGLQFMNACGVSDETLRSADIFASHEALLVDYERAMLRLAQDEEGNTELYDLSAHQLWIGERTRGIDDFHVSFAAMIANPIGLKIGPTVTPEEAVAYAEKLDPNFEPGRLTLVARMGHDKIRTVLPGIVQAVEASGHKVIWQSDPMHGNTFTASNGYKTRHFDKVIDEVQGFFEVHRALGTHPGGIHIELTGENVTECLGGAEDITDVDLPGRYESACDPRLNTQQSLELAFLVAEMLRN; translated from the coding sequence GTGAGTTGGACAGTAGATATCCCTAAAGAAGCACTTCCAGATCTTCCACCGCTGCCAGGTGATCTGCAGAAGCAGTTTGAAGATGTCATTTCGCGCGACGCAAAGCAGCAGCCTTCTTGGGATACTGCGGCGGCAGAAAACGTCCGCAAGATCCTCGAGTCGGTCCCGCCGATCGTGGTCGCGCCCGAGATCCGCGTGCTGAAGAAGCAGCTGGCGGACGTGGCCAACGGCAAGGCGTTCCTGCTGCAGGGCGGCGACTGCGCCGAGACCTTCGAGTCCAACACCGAGCCGCACATCCGCGCCAACATCAAGACGCTGCTGCAGATGGCCGTCGTGCTCACCTACGGCGCGTCCACCCCGGTGGTTAAGATGGCTCGCATCGCCGGCCAGTACGCCAAGCCGCGCTCCCAGGATCTGGATGCCAACGGCCTGCCGAACTACCGCGGCGACATCGTCAACGGCGTCGAGGCCACCCCGGAGGCCCGCAAGCACGACCCAGCCCGCATGATCCGCGCCTACGCCAACGCGTCCGCCGCCATGAACCTGGTCCGCGCGCTGACCACCTCGGGCACCGCCGACCTCAGCCGGCTCAACGAGTGGAACCGCGAGTTCGTCTCCAACTCCCCGGCGGGCGCGCGCTACGAGGCGCTGGCCAAGGAGATCGAGCGCGGCCTGCAGTTCATGAACGCCTGCGGCGTCTCCGACGAGACCCTGCGCTCCGCCGACATCTTCGCCTCCCACGAGGCGCTGCTGGTCGACTACGAGCGCGCCATGCTGCGCCTCGCCCAGGACGAGGAGGGCAACACCGAGCTCTACGACCTGTCCGCGCACCAGCTGTGGATCGGCGAGCGCACCCGCGGCATCGACGACTTCCACGTCAGCTTCGCGGCGATGATCGCCAACCCGATCGGCCTCAAGATCGGCCCGACGGTCACCCCGGAGGAGGCCGTCGCCTACGCCGAGAAGCTCGACCCCAACTTCGAGCCGGGCCGCCTGACCTTGGTCGCACGCATGGGCCACGATAAGATCCGCACCGTGCTGCCGGGCATCGTCCAGGCCGTCGAGGCGTCCGGCCACAAGGTCATCTGGCAGTCCGACCCGATGCACGGCAACACCTTCACCGCGTCGAACGGCTACAAGACCCGCCACTTCGACAAGGTCATCGACGAGGTGCAGGGCTTCTTCGAAGTCCACCGCGCGCTGGGCACCCACCCGGGCGGCATCCACATCGAGCTGACCGGCGAGAACGTCACCGAGTGCCTGGGCGGCGCCGAGGACATCACCGACGTCGACCTGCCGGGCCGCTACGAGTCCGCCTGCGACCCGCGCCTGAACACCCAGCAGTCGTTGGAGCTGGCCTTCCTCGTCGCGGAGATGCTGCGCAACTAG
- a CDS encoding polyadenylate-specific 3'-exoribonuclease AS translates to MRYFYDTEFIEDGETIELVSIGIVAEDGREYYAVSTDADHARASRWVRENVLSKLPNPSDRAWKSLDAIRGEVLEFVSHGHARPELWAWVGAYDHVVLAQLWGDMAGLPKKLPRYTRELKQYWEMAGRPSLPEVPDGNHDALVDARHNLQKFRVCMQHLPLDRNNRARR, encoded by the coding sequence ATGCGGTATTTCTATGACACCGAGTTCATAGAAGATGGCGAGACCATCGAGCTCGTATCCATCGGCATCGTCGCCGAGGACGGGCGCGAGTACTACGCAGTGTCCACCGACGCCGACCATGCGCGCGCCAGCCGCTGGGTGCGCGAGAACGTGCTGAGCAAGCTGCCCAACCCCTCCGACCGCGCGTGGAAGTCGCTCGACGCCATCCGCGGGGAGGTGCTCGAGTTCGTCAGCCACGGGCACGCCCGCCCCGAGCTGTGGGCCTGGGTCGGCGCCTACGACCACGTGGTGCTCGCGCAGCTGTGGGGAGACATGGCGGGGCTACCGAAAAAGCTTCCCCGCTACACCCGCGAGCTCAAGCAATACTGGGAGATGGCCGGGCGCCCCTCCCTTCCGGAGGTGCCCGACGGCAACCACGACGCGCTCGTGGACGCCCGGCACAACCTGCAGAAATTCCGCGTCTGCATGCAACACCTGCCCCTGGATAGGAACAATCGGGCGCGCCGCTAG
- a CDS encoding acyltransferase family protein — protein MKERLSWPDVSRGLSIIGVLILHVGMAVPYGTETALHKMNDEFAPLRMPLFFLVSGFFAVKVLRMSFVELCTKRLWLLAVPFVFWTPIERWLKAAELHYAYEKAFPIRKDYVEAVLTGQGIYWFLHALIAFTVILWATKFAPVWVSYVIVAVSVLGPGLLLSPWTQEHLPALAGLVGHPYLPFLIKYLCYLPPFLLGALLRPHIANFAQNAFHPFAMFIAAAGLWMGYSLLHAPEGPWKDTTNIVSSLLFLPLAVSVAVFLGYVPLLGKGIGFIGRHTLQIYIGHQLALTAVFGFFFRYRDEGFALTADRLVDTTGYWVMVCIPIAFAGGLVMHAVQKTPVLGWTMKPPAIAPLVESAQYNLRAAMRPARIPSRETDLE, from the coding sequence GTGAAGGAAAGGCTGTCGTGGCCCGACGTCTCCCGGGGGCTTTCCATCATCGGTGTCCTCATCCTCCACGTGGGAATGGCCGTGCCCTACGGCACCGAGACCGCCCTGCACAAGATGAACGACGAGTTCGCCCCGCTGCGCATGCCGCTGTTCTTCCTCGTCTCCGGGTTCTTCGCGGTGAAGGTGCTGCGCATGAGCTTCGTGGAGCTGTGCACCAAGCGGCTGTGGCTTCTCGCCGTGCCCTTCGTCTTCTGGACCCCCATCGAGCGCTGGCTGAAGGCCGCAGAGCTGCACTACGCCTACGAGAAGGCCTTCCCGATCCGCAAGGACTACGTCGAGGCCGTCCTCACCGGCCAGGGCATCTACTGGTTCCTCCACGCGCTCATCGCGTTCACCGTGATCCTGTGGGCGACCAAGTTCGCGCCGGTGTGGGTGAGCTACGTTATCGTCGCCGTCTCCGTTCTCGGCCCCGGCCTGCTGCTCTCGCCGTGGACGCAGGAGCACCTGCCGGCGCTCGCGGGGCTCGTGGGGCACCCCTACCTGCCCTTCCTCATCAAGTACCTCTGCTACCTGCCGCCGTTCCTGCTCGGCGCGCTCCTGCGCCCGCACATCGCGAACTTCGCCCAGAACGCGTTTCACCCCTTCGCCATGTTCATCGCCGCCGCTGGGCTGTGGATGGGCTACTCGCTGCTGCACGCGCCCGAGGGCCCGTGGAAGGACACGACCAACATCGTCTCCTCGCTGCTGTTCCTGCCGCTGGCGGTCTCGGTTGCCGTGTTCCTCGGTTACGTCCCGCTGCTGGGTAAGGGCATCGGGTTCATCGGCCGCCACACCCTGCAGATCTACATCGGCCACCAGCTCGCGCTGACCGCCGTGTTCGGGTTCTTCTTCCGCTACCGCGACGAGGGCTTTGCGCTGACCGCCGACCGGCTCGTGGACACCACCGGCTACTGGGTCATGGTGTGCATCCCCATCGCCTTCGCCGGGGGACTGGTCATGCACGCGGTCCAGAAGACCCCGGTGCTGGGCTGGACCATGAAGCCGCCGGCGATCGCTCCGCTCGTCGAGTCCGCGCAATACAACCTTCGCGCCGCCATGCGCCCGGCCCGCATCCCCTCGCGCGAGACCGACTTAGAGTGA
- a CDS encoding lysophospholipid acyltransferase family protein has product MNNKWYWFFKSILIGPALRVYNRPEIEGLENIPTQGPAILASNHQAVMDSFYLPLLCPRQITFPAKQEYFTGTGLTGAIQRFFVTSVGQIPLDRTSGDAGQVLMNAGTGVLDKGDLFGIYPEGTRSPDGRIYRGRTGMARLALKTGVPVVPVAMIGSRDANPIGTVVPRPAKVRIRIGEAIDPLAFVKEKGLDPEGREAPRALTDYVMHELARLTGQDYVDLYASDVKKALEAGEGLPEA; this is encoded by the coding sequence ATGAATAACAAATGGTATTGGTTCTTCAAGTCCATCCTGATCGGCCCGGCGCTTCGCGTGTACAACCGGCCGGAGATCGAGGGGCTGGAGAACATACCTACCCAGGGGCCAGCGATCCTCGCCTCCAATCACCAGGCGGTCATGGACTCCTTCTACCTGCCGCTGCTGTGCCCGCGCCAGATCACCTTCCCCGCCAAGCAGGAGTACTTCACGGGGACCGGCCTCACGGGCGCTATCCAGAGGTTCTTTGTCACCTCCGTGGGCCAGATCCCGCTCGACCGCACCTCCGGGGACGCGGGCCAGGTCCTCATGAACGCCGGCACGGGCGTGCTCGACAAGGGGGACCTGTTCGGCATCTACCCGGAGGGAACCCGCTCGCCGGACGGCCGCATCTACCGCGGTCGCACCGGCATGGCTCGCCTCGCGCTGAAGACGGGCGTCCCGGTCGTGCCGGTCGCGATGATCGGCTCCCGCGACGCCAACCCCATCGGGACCGTCGTGCCGCGCCCGGCCAAGGTGCGCATCCGCATCGGGGAAGCGATTGATCCGCTCGCCTTCGTGAAGGAGAAGGGGCTCGACCCCGAGGGGCGCGAGGCGCCGCGCGCGCTGACCGATTACGTCATGCACGAGCTGGCCCGGCTCACCGGACAGGACTACGTCGACCTCTACGCCTCCGATGTGAAGAAGGCGCTGGAGGCCGGCGAGGGGCTGCCGGAGGCCTAG
- a CDS encoding ROK family glucokinase, translating to MLEGPKSVTVGFDIGGTNMRAAAVTSTGDIVDSQSVPTPRTAEALESGIASLVDALAAKHRVEAVGLAVAGFLDPECEIVRFAPHLPWRDRRVRAELEQALGLPVKVEHDANAAAWGEYRFGAARGNDNWVLFALGTGIGATLMNEGAIYRGAFGTAPEFGHLTMVPGGRECACGKRGCLERYCSGTAVEETGREMLAEWAGPSALRELEKRGELTGKNIMEAARCGDELALKVVDDFAMWLGRGLAIVADVLDPGLILLGGGVSKSADLYLDAAVAHMAENIVGSGYRPLPRVACAELGADAGMIGVADLARQRVAVC from the coding sequence ATGCTGGAAGGCCCCAAGTCGGTGACCGTCGGTTTCGATATCGGCGGTACCAACATGCGCGCTGCCGCGGTGACCAGCACGGGCGACATCGTCGATTCCCAGTCGGTTCCCACCCCGCGCACGGCCGAGGCGCTCGAGTCTGGCATTGCATCGCTTGTCGACGCCCTCGCGGCCAAGCACCGCGTGGAGGCGGTGGGACTCGCCGTCGCTGGCTTTCTCGATCCCGAGTGTGAAATCGTCCGCTTCGCCCCGCACCTGCCGTGGCGCGACCGGCGGGTGCGCGCGGAGCTCGAGCAGGCGCTCGGGCTGCCGGTGAAGGTGGAGCACGACGCCAACGCCGCGGCGTGGGGCGAGTACCGCTTTGGCGCCGCCCGCGGCAACGACAACTGGGTGCTCTTCGCGCTCGGCACGGGCATCGGAGCCACCCTGATGAACGAGGGGGCCATCTACCGCGGCGCGTTCGGCACCGCCCCGGAGTTCGGGCATCTCACCATGGTCCCCGGCGGGCGGGAGTGTGCCTGCGGCAAGCGCGGCTGCCTCGAGCGCTACTGCTCCGGCACGGCGGTCGAGGAAACCGGCCGCGAGATGCTCGCGGAGTGGGCCGGACCGAGCGCCCTGCGCGAGCTCGAAAAGCGCGGGGAACTTACGGGCAAGAACATCATGGAGGCCGCGCGCTGCGGCGACGAGCTGGCGCTCAAGGTCGTCGACGACTTCGCCATGTGGCTGGGCCGTGGGCTCGCCATCGTCGCCGACGTGCTAGACCCCGGGCTCATCCTCCTAGGTGGGGGAGTGTCCAAGTCGGCAGACCTCTACCTCGACGCCGCCGTAGCCCACATGGCGGAAAACATCGTGGGGTCTGGTTATCGCCCGCTTCCTCGCGTCGCCTGCGCGGAACTGGGGGCCGATGCGGGTATGATTGGCGTAGCCGATTTGGCCCGCCAGCGCGTGGCAGTGTGCTAA
- a CDS encoding glycosyltransferase family 4 protein yields the protein MTRVLLVTNDFPPTLGGIQSYLRDFVDTLPAEDLVVFASVQDAEAARAWDARQPYKVIRWPVKMMLPTLATARRMQEIIREEKIDTVWFGASAPLALMASWAKKAGAKRVVASTHGHEVGWSMLPGARQALKIIGRDCDAITYIAEYTLGRFARAFGGRRKFVHLPSGVSVTDFVPVAEEERERLRSELGWEGEGPFIVCISRLVPRKGQDRLIEALPEVLRAFPNAQLVLVGGGSYEKRLRELAQGLEDPVSFLGRVDDDVMKKAMQAATVFAMPARTRGKGLDVEGLGIVYLEAQACGIPVLAGDSGGAPETVTPESGVVVRGNDVEAIADALKRILSDPAAARQMGMAGRRNVEKRWTWEIMGKRLRDVLSVN from the coding sequence ATGACCCGCGTTCTGCTCGTAACCAATGACTTTCCGCCCACACTGGGTGGAATTCAGTCGTATCTGCGCGACTTCGTCGACACCCTGCCCGCCGAGGACCTCGTGGTCTTCGCCTCGGTGCAAGACGCGGAGGCAGCCAGGGCGTGGGACGCCCGCCAGCCCTACAAGGTGATCCGTTGGCCGGTAAAGATGATGCTTCCCACCCTCGCCACCGCGCGGCGGATGCAGGAGATTATCCGCGAGGAAAAGATCGACACCGTCTGGTTCGGCGCCTCGGCGCCGCTCGCCCTCATGGCGTCCTGGGCCAAGAAGGCCGGCGCCAAGCGCGTGGTGGCCTCCACCCACGGGCACGAGGTGGGATGGTCGATGCTCCCCGGCGCCCGTCAGGCCCTGAAGATCATCGGCCGCGACTGCGACGCCATCACCTACATCGCCGAGTACACGCTCGGACGCTTCGCCAGGGCATTCGGCGGGCGCCGCAAATTCGTGCACCTGCCGTCTGGCGTCTCCGTCACCGACTTCGTGCCCGTCGCCGAGGAAGAGCGGGAGCGGCTGCGCTCGGAGCTCGGCTGGGAAGGGGAGGGGCCCTTCATCGTCTGCATCTCCCGGCTGGTGCCCCGCAAGGGCCAGGATCGGCTCATAGAGGCCCTCCCGGAGGTCCTCCGGGCCTTCCCCAACGCCCAGCTGGTCCTCGTCGGCGGCGGAAGCTACGAGAAGCGTCTGAGGGAGCTGGCCCAAGGGCTAGAGGATCCTGTGAGCTTCCTCGGGCGCGTCGACGACGACGTCATGAAGAAGGCCATGCAAGCCGCCACCGTCTTCGCCATGCCCGCGCGCACCCGCGGGAAGGGGCTCGACGTCGAGGGGCTCGGCATCGTCTACCTCGAGGCGCAGGCGTGCGGCATCCCCGTGCTCGCGGGTGACTCGGGCGGGGCGCCGGAGACGGTCACGCCGGAAAGCGGCGTCGTCGTTCGCGGCAACGACGTCGAGGCCATCGCAGACGCGCTCAAGAGGATACTGTCGGACCCAGCCGCCGCGCGGCAGATGGGCATGGCCGGCCGTAGGAACGTCGAAAAGCGCTGGACGTGGGAGATCATGGGCAAGCGTCTGCGCGATGTGTTATCCGTGAATTAA
- a CDS encoding C40 family peptidase, whose translation MAKHRRRSQFTARKTAAASAVLVGSAAALATPAQAAEVVVPGTNVSVDVPGIENVPNASQFIPSLSGQGIVDNFNAVVNPSSNNSTGQAIVDAARSKIGSPYVWGATGPNAFDCSGLTSWAYAQVGKAIPRTSYAQAAQGTPVPLDQLQPGDIVSFYSGASHVGIYAGNGNVIHAVTEGTPLSEAPMSSMPIYNAVRF comes from the coding sequence GTGGCTAAGCACCGTCGCCGTAGTCAGTTCACCGCCCGCAAGACCGCCGCTGCTTCCGCAGTCCTGGTTGGTTCCGCGGCCGCCCTGGCTACCCCGGCTCAGGCTGCAGAGGTTGTAGTTCCGGGCACCAACGTCAGCGTTGACGTTCCAGGCATCGAGAACGTCCCCAATGCTTCGCAGTTCATTCCTTCCCTCTCCGGGCAGGGCATCGTTGACAACTTTAATGCAGTCGTCAACCCGTCCTCCAACAACTCCACCGGCCAGGCCATCGTGGATGCAGCACGCTCGAAGATCGGCTCCCCGTACGTGTGGGGCGCTACCGGCCCCAACGCCTTCGACTGCTCCGGCCTGACCTCTTGGGCCTACGCGCAGGTTGGCAAGGCCATCCCGCGCACCTCCTACGCGCAGGCCGCGCAGGGCACCCCGGTTCCGCTGGATCAGCTCCAGCCGGGTGACATCGTCTCCTTCTACTCCGGCGCGTCCCACGTGGGCATCTACGCTGGCAACGGCAACGTCATCCACGCCGTCACCGAGGGCACCCCGCTGTCTGAGGCCCCGATGAGCAGCATGCCCATCTACAACGCGGTTCGCTTTTAA
- the qcrB gene encoding cytochrome bc1 complex cytochrome b subunit, protein MSTKLAEIGNNIDSRYTAAAGIRRQINKVFPTHWSFMLGEIALYSFIILLLTGVYLTLFFDPSITKVIYDGAYLPLNGMEMSRAYETALNLSFEVRGGLFIRQMHHWAALMFMVSMTVHMLRIFFTGAFRRPREANWIIGCVLLFLGMAEGFMGYSLPDDLLSGVGLRIMSAIVVGLPIIGTWLHWLMFGGDFPSDLMLDRFYIAHVLIIPGIILGLIAAHLALVWYQKHTQLPGPGRTENNVIGVRILPLFGLKAAAFGLVTAGVLALMAGLTTINAIWMLGPYNPAQVSAGSQPDIYMLWTDGAARVMPAWELYLGHYTIPGVFWVALLAIVMVVLLISYPFIEKKITGDDAHHNILQRPRDVPVRTSLGVMGLVFFNLLTLSGGNDLFAYHFQVSLNAMTWVGRIGLIILPPLAYFITYRICIGLQRSDREVLEHGIETGIIKIMPNGAFIEVHQPLGPVDEHGHAVPLPYAGAAVPKQMNQLGFSGSPGRGSAFTPDSPEIAAKAAEIEHENHREEAEMLDNLNRANRAKDEENGL, encoded by the coding sequence ATGAGCACTAAACTCGCCGAAATCGGCAACAACATTGATTCGCGATACACCGCCGCCGCGGGTATTCGCCGCCAGATCAACAAGGTCTTCCCGACTCACTGGTCCTTCATGCTCGGTGAGATCGCACTGTACAGCTTCATCATCCTGCTGCTGACCGGTGTCTACCTGACCCTGTTCTTCGACCCGTCCATCACCAAGGTCATCTACGATGGCGCCTACCTGCCGCTCAACGGCATGGAGATGTCTCGCGCCTACGAGACCGCGCTGAACCTCTCCTTCGAGGTTCGCGGCGGACTGTTCATCCGCCAGATGCACCACTGGGCAGCGCTGATGTTCATGGTCTCCATGACCGTGCACATGCTGCGCATCTTCTTCACCGGCGCGTTCCGCCGCCCGCGTGAGGCCAACTGGATCATCGGCTGCGTGCTGCTGTTCCTGGGCATGGCCGAGGGCTTCATGGGTTACTCGCTGCCGGACGACCTGCTCTCCGGCGTCGGCCTCCGCATCATGTCCGCCATCGTGGTCGGCCTGCCGATCATCGGCACCTGGCTGCACTGGCTGATGTTCGGCGGCGACTTTCCGTCCGACCTCATGCTGGACCGCTTCTACATCGCGCACGTGCTGATCATCCCGGGCATCATCCTGGGCCTCATCGCAGCTCACCTCGCTCTGGTCTGGTACCAGAAGCACACCCAGCTGCCTGGACCGGGCCGCACCGAGAACAACGTCATCGGCGTTCGCATTCTGCCGCTGTTCGGTCTGAAGGCCGCCGCCTTCGGTCTGGTCACCGCTGGTGTCTTGGCGCTCATGGCTGGTCTCACCACCATCAACGCCATCTGGATGCTTGGCCCGTACAACCCGGCTCAGGTCTCCGCTGGTTCCCAGCCGGATATCTACATGCTGTGGACTGACGGTGCCGCCCGTGTCATGCCGGCGTGGGAGCTCTACCTCGGCCACTACACCATCCCGGGCGTGTTCTGGGTTGCCCTGCTGGCCATCGTCATGGTCGTCCTGCTGATCTCCTACCCGTTCATCGAGAAGAAGATCACCGGCGACGATGCTCACCACAACATTCTGCAGCGCCCGCGCGACGTGCCGGTTCGTACCTCGCTGGGTGTCATGGGTCTGGTGTTCTTCAACCTGCTGACCCTCTCCGGTGGTAACGACCTGTTCGCCTACCACTTCCAGGTCTCCCTGAACGCCATGACCTGGGTCGGCCGCATCGGACTCATCATCCTGCCGCCGCTGGCCTACTTCATCACCTACCGCATCTGCATCGGCCTCCAGCGCTCCGACCGCGAGGTCCTCGAGCACGGTATCGAGACCGGTATCATCAAGATCATGCCGAACGGTGCCTTCATCGAGGTTCACCAGCCGCTCGGCCCGGTTGACGAGCACGGACACGCAGTGCCGCTGCCGTACGCTGGCGCCGCTGTCCCGAAGCAGATGAACCAGCTCGGCTTCTCCGGTTCCCCGGGTCGTGGATCCGCCTTCACGCCGGATTCCCCGGAGATCGCAGCCAAGGCTGCAGAGATCGAGCACGAGAATCACCGCGAGGAAGCGGAGATGCTCGACAACCTCAACCGCGCTAACCGCGCCAAGGACGAGGAGAACGGTCTGTAA
- the qcrA gene encoding cytochrome bc1 complex Rieske iron-sulfur subunit, translating into MSNSNEMKYTDKQLAAMSNDELARLGTELDDVTVAYRKERFPIDNDPAEKRAARKVGVWLAIGIVAAVAFLAIYLFWPWKYKGLGDEGLWTYTLYTPFLGITAGLAILSLAFAVIIYIKTIMPEEIAVQRRHDGPSDEVDRRTIVALLNDSWETSTLGRRKVLKSLLGVGGVLAGLVVIAPLGGMIKNPWKAGALGIQGDGTLWTSGWALSSRKGVKLYLGRDTGTLAEKEENSTGEHYTTQGVTRLVRMRPEDLSAAAMETVFPLPEDLVNDGDKYNKEADVYEEHMHSIHGPRNAVMLIRLRSEDAAKAVAREGQEDFHYGDYYAYSKICTHIGCPTSLYEAQTNRILCPCHQSQFDALRWGKPVFGPAARALPQLPITVDEEGYLVAAGDFIEPVGPAFWERKS; encoded by the coding sequence ATGAGCAATTCAAACGAAATGAAGTACACCGATAAGCAGCTTGCTGCGATGAGCAACGACGAGCTGGCCCGCCTGGGCACCGAGCTCGACGACGTGACGGTTGCCTACCGCAAGGAGCGCTTCCCGATCGACAACGATCCGGCTGAGAAGCGCGCCGCCCGCAAGGTTGGCGTCTGGCTGGCCATCGGCATTGTCGCCGCGGTCGCCTTCCTGGCCATCTACCTGTTCTGGCCGTGGAAGTACAAGGGCCTCGGCGACGAAGGCCTGTGGACCTACACCCTGTACACCCCGTTCCTCGGCATCACCGCCGGCCTGGCCATTCTGAGCCTCGCCTTCGCCGTGATCATCTACATCAAGACGATCATGCCCGAGGAGATCGCGGTTCAGCGCCGCCACGACGGCCCGTCCGACGAGGTCGACCGCCGCACCATCGTCGCCCTGCTGAACGACTCCTGGGAGACCTCCACCCTCGGCCGCCGTAAGGTCCTGAAGTCCCTGCTCGGCGTCGGTGGTGTCCTCGCGGGCCTCGTGGTCATCGCCCCGCTCGGCGGCATGATCAAGAACCCGTGGAAGGCTGGCGCTCTGGGCATCCAGGGTGACGGCACCCTGTGGACCTCCGGCTGGGCGCTGAGCTCCCGCAAGGGTGTGAAGCTCTACCTCGGTCGCGACACCGGCACGCTTGCTGAGAAGGAAGAGAACTCCACCGGCGAGCACTACACCACCCAGGGCGTGACCCGCCTCGTGCGCATGCGCCCCGAGGATCTGTCCGCCGCCGCCATGGAGACGGTCTTCCCGCTGCCCGAGGATCTGGTCAACGACGGAGACAAGTACAACAAGGAAGCAGACGTCTACGAGGAGCACATGCACTCCATCCACGGACCTCGTAATGCTGTCATGCTGATCCGCCTGCGCTCCGAGGACGCCGCCAAGGCCGTCGCGCGCGAGGGCCAGGAGGACTTCCACTACGGCGACTACTACGCCTACTCAAAGATCTGCACGCACATCGGTTGCCCGACCTCCCTCTACGAGGCCCAGACCAACCGCATCCTGTGCCCGTGCCACCAGTCGCAGTTCGATGCTCTGCGTTGGGGCAAGCCAGTCTTCGGTCCGGCTGCCCGTGCTCTGCCACAGCTGCCGATCACCGTTGACGAAGAGGGTTACCTCGTTGCTGCAGGCGACTTCATTGAGCCTGTCGGCCCGGCATTCTGGGAGCGTAAGTCCTAA